A genomic region of Thermocrinis sp. contains the following coding sequences:
- a CDS encoding ABC transporter ATP-binding protein, whose translation MILVENLSKVYPDGTKALKGVSFKVAKGEFLGLMGPSGSGKSTLLHMIAGLEKPTTGRVFVEGIEITAMDEDQLSEFRKNNIAFIFQFYYLLEDFSVLENLTIVGELAGQKEPKKKALEVLEFLRLSHRKNHKPYQLSGGEQQRTAIGRALMLEPKIILADEPTGNLDLEEGKKIFELFLELRKQNGITFIVATHNQEMKNYFDRILRLKDGVLEN comes from the coding sequence GTGATCCTCGTTGAGAATCTGTCTAAGGTATATCCAGACGGCACTAAGGCTTTAAAGGGGGTTAGCTTTAAAGTAGCCAAAGGTGAGTTTTTAGGTCTGATGGGACCTTCTGGCTCCGGCAAAAGCACACTGCTTCACATGATAGCTGGTTTAGAAAAACCCACCACTGGAAGGGTTTTTGTAGAAGGGATAGAAATAACCGCTATGGACGAGGATCAGCTCTCTGAATTTAGAAAAAATAACATTGCCTTTATATTTCAGTTTTACTACCTTTTGGAAGACTTCAGCGTTTTGGAAAACTTGACGATTGTGGGGGAGCTGGCAGGCCAAAAGGAACCAAAAAAGAAAGCTTTGGAAGTATTGGAGTTTTTAAGGCTGTCCCACAGAAAGAATCACAAACCTTACCAGCTATCGGGAGGGGAACAGCAAAGAACTGCCATTGGAAGGGCACTTATGTTAGAACCCAAGATCATACTTGCAGACGAGCCAACGGGAAACTTAGACTTAGAAGAAGGTAAAAAGATCTTTGAGCTTTTCTTAGAGCTCAGAAAGCAAAATGGTATAACCTTTATAGTAGCTACCCACAATCAGGAGATGAAAAACTACTTTGACAGGATTTTGAGGTTGAAGGATGGAGTTTTGGAAAATTGA
- a CDS encoding bifunctional nuclease family protein, whose product MFEMVVHGVTLDPVSQMPIVVLKSKEEEDVILPIWIGIFEADSILRELQKVEPPRPMTYELMKNIILQMGGVVDKVVISDLRDSTYYAEIHILQGNNLIVVDSRPSDAINIALRFSVPIFVEETVIEKSKVPKPEEDEEKEKLKDWLENIKPEDFGKGLS is encoded by the coding sequence ATGTTTGAGATGGTGGTACATGGTGTAACCTTAGACCCAGTATCCCAAATGCCCATAGTGGTTCTAAAGTCTAAGGAAGAGGAGGATGTCATACTCCCCATATGGATAGGCATTTTTGAGGCGGACAGCATCCTTCGGGAGCTTCAAAAGGTAGAACCCCCAAGACCGATGACATACGAGCTTATGAAGAACATTATATTGCAAATGGGAGGAGTGGTAGATAAGGTGGTGATAAGTGATCTAAGGGATAGCACTTACTACGCAGAAATTCATATACTTCAAGGAAACAACCTTATTGTAGTTGATTCAAGGCCGAGCGATGCTATAAACATAGCCCTGAGATTCTCGGTCCCAATATTTGTGGAAGAAACTGTAATAGAAAAATCAAAGGTACCTAAACCGGAGGAAGATGAAGAGAAAGAAAAGCTGAAAGATTGGCTGGAGAACATAAAACCAGAGGACTTTGGAAAAGGTCTAAGCTGA
- the nadC gene encoding carboxylating nicotinate-nucleotide diphosphorylase, whose translation MEFWKIDRILLNFLEEDVGFGDITTETICRGERAKAVFLAKEKGVCAGLDFSIRIFQLLGDVKVIRAWEEGKEFKKGDVLLEIEGDAQILLKGERTALNLLQRLSGIAFLTREFVKRLQGTKIRLLDTRKTTPGLRYFEKYAVRMGGGTNHRFALYDMVLIKDNHKRIAGGIGEAIRRVKERVGPAYKIEVEVESLEELEEALRWEVDIVLLDNFSPQMVEEAIKLIKGRAEVEVSGNITLDNIKDYAIEGVDYISSGSITHSARWLDISMKIL comes from the coding sequence ATGGAGTTTTGGAAAATTGATAGGATACTACTTAACTTCTTGGAGGAAGACGTAGGATTTGGAGACATAACCACAGAAACCATATGCAGGGGAGAAAGGGCTAAGGCGGTATTTTTAGCCAAAGAAAAGGGTGTGTGCGCAGGACTTGATTTTTCTATAAGAATTTTTCAACTGCTTGGAGACGTAAAAGTAATAAGAGCTTGGGAGGAAGGAAAGGAGTTCAAAAAGGGGGATGTGCTTTTGGAAATTGAGGGAGATGCACAGATACTTTTGAAAGGAGAAAGGACTGCTTTAAATCTACTTCAGAGACTAAGCGGTATTGCTTTTCTGACGAGGGAGTTTGTCAAAAGGCTTCAAGGAACAAAAATAAGACTTTTGGACACAAGAAAAACTACACCGGGACTTAGATACTTTGAAAAGTATGCGGTAAGGATGGGAGGAGGAACGAACCATCGCTTTGCCCTGTACGATATGGTGCTCATAAAAGACAACCACAAGCGCATAGCAGGAGGTATAGGGGAAGCTATAAGAAGGGTAAAGGAAAGAGTAGGACCTGCTTACAAAATAGAGGTGGAAGTAGAGAGTCTGGAGGAATTAGAAGAAGCCTTAAGGTGGGAAGTGGATATTGTTTTGCTTGATAACTTTAGTCCGCAGATGGTAGAGGAAGCGATAAAGCTAATAAAGGGAAGGGCTGAGGTTGAAGTTTCTGGAAATATAACCCTTGATAACATAAAAGACTACGCTATAGAGGGTGTGGATTATATATCCAGTGGGTCAATCACCCACTCCGCAAGATGGTTGGATATTAGTATGAAGATCTTATAA
- a CDS encoding glycogen/starch synthase translates to MKIVMVATESAPYLKTGGLGDVIHSLAKVLIKLGHTVYVIMPKYTKLRREVSRRAKERVSLYFDHRWLTFDIYEDILDHVRYFFIDYKDYYNREYPYAPPKGDYYDNALRFGFLCLASLQAIRELKLDPDIIHIHDWHTGLLPLYKNLYYHDLEKVPVVFTVHNGMHQGIFDAQFLPSLNLPWEVFHPYGGIEFYGKINFMKAGVLFCDVLTTVSPSYAEELKQSCYGLEGVFREKKYFFGILNGIDYDVWNPEKDQLIISKYNVRNFKKGKLKNKAHIKEIFGLKTDHYRPLIGIVARLTAQKGFDLLALAVEEIIKEEFDMIALGSGEDKYQEILMELSRKFLNFKVRIEYSEELAHKIYAGSDMFLMPSLFEPCGISQMIAMRYGTVPIVRRTGGLKDTVKDVLEDPKNGTGFSFEEYEPKDMMNSLLRARVFYDMEFCNSHRRWSDIVKRCMKQDFSWEKSAKEYESVYSTARMLRLYDH, encoded by the coding sequence ATGAAAATAGTTATGGTGGCTACCGAGAGCGCACCATATCTAAAAACTGGGGGATTGGGGGACGTTATTCACTCCCTTGCTAAGGTACTCATTAAACTGGGACATACAGTATATGTGATAATGCCTAAGTACACAAAGCTAAGAAGAGAGGTATCAAGAAGAGCAAAAGAAAGGGTAAGCTTATACTTTGACCACAGGTGGCTTACCTTTGACATCTACGAAGATATACTGGACCACGTGAGATACTTTTTTATAGACTACAAGGACTATTACAACAGAGAATACCCTTATGCACCACCTAAGGGGGATTATTACGATAACGCCCTTAGGTTTGGTTTTCTTTGCTTAGCCAGTCTTCAGGCTATAAGAGAGCTAAAACTAGATCCTGATATTATCCACATACATGATTGGCACACGGGACTTTTACCACTATACAAAAATCTTTACTACCATGATTTAGAAAAAGTGCCCGTTGTTTTTACTGTGCATAATGGTATGCATCAGGGCATATTTGACGCTCAATTTTTGCCTTCCTTAAACTTGCCATGGGAAGTATTCCATCCTTACGGTGGGATAGAGTTTTACGGAAAGATAAACTTTATGAAAGCTGGAGTGCTCTTCTGCGATGTTTTGACTACCGTGAGCCCTTCTTATGCAGAAGAGTTAAAGCAGTCTTGCTACGGACTAGAAGGAGTCTTTAGAGAGAAAAAATACTTTTTTGGCATATTAAACGGCATAGACTACGACGTGTGGAATCCAGAGAAGGACCAGCTGATAATTTCAAAATACAACGTAAGAAACTTTAAGAAGGGTAAGCTAAAAAATAAGGCTCATATTAAAGAAATATTCGGTTTAAAAACTGATCACTACAGGCCATTAATAGGCATTGTGGCAAGGCTTACCGCTCAGAAAGGTTTTGACCTTTTGGCTTTGGCTGTGGAAGAGATAATAAAAGAAGAGTTTGACATGATAGCATTGGGCTCGGGAGAAGATAAGTATCAGGAGATACTAATGGAACTAAGCAGGAAGTTTCTAAATTTTAAGGTGCGTATTGAATATTCTGAAGAGTTAGCCCATAAAATATACGCAGGGTCGGATATGTTTCTTATGCCATCCCTTTTTGAACCTTGCGGTATATCCCAGATGATAGCCATGCGTTATGGGACGGTGCCGATAGTTAGGCGTACAGGAGGTCTGAAGGACACGGTGAAGGATGTGCTGGAAGATCCAAAAAACGGCACGGGTTTTAGTTTTGAAGAATACGAGCCTAAGGATATGATGAATTCCCTGCTTAGGGCGAGGGTGTTTTACGATATGGAGTTTTGCAACTCGCACAGGAGATGGTCGGATATTGTAAAGAGATGTATGAAACAGGATTTTTCGTGGGAAAAAAGCGCAAAGGAGTATGAATCTGTCTATTCTACCGCAAGGATGCTAAGGCTCTATGATCATTGA
- the rfaE2 gene encoding D-glycero-beta-D-manno-heptose 1-phosphate adenylyltransferase — protein sequence MIIELNELLGVLEDLRGRKRIVFTNGCFDILHAGHADYLKKAKSLGDVLVVGINSDESIKRIKGEKRPIIPQHLRAFLLDSLKPVDYVVIFEEDTPLELIKAIKPDILVKGADWDLDKIVGADFVLSYGGKVERIEFSFDISTTKIIEKILNLNCF from the coding sequence ATGATCATTGAACTGAACGAACTTCTTGGTGTGTTAGAAGATTTAAGGGGGAGGAAAAGGATAGTTTTTACAAATGGATGTTTTGACATACTCCATGCAGGGCACGCAGATTATCTAAAAAAGGCTAAATCCTTGGGAGATGTACTTGTTGTAGGTATAAACTCTGACGAGTCCATAAAAAGAATAAAGGGTGAAAAAAGGCCCATAATACCGCAGCATTTGAGAGCTTTTCTTTTGGACAGTTTAAAACCGGTGGATTACGTAGTAATTTTTGAAGAGGACACACCTTTGGAGCTCATAAAAGCCATAAAGCCAGATATTTTGGTAAAGGGTGCAGACTGGGACTTAGATAAGATAGTTGGTGCAGATTTTGTGCTGTCTTACGGCGGAAAAGTAGAAAGGATAGAATTTTCCTTTGACATTTCTACCACTAAGATCATCGAGAAAATATTGAATCTGAACTGCTTCTAA
- the carB gene encoding carbamoyl-phosphate synthase large subunit has product MPKDTSIRKILIIGSGPIVIGQAAEFDYSGTQACKALKQEGYEVVLINSNPATIMTDPHIADKTYIEPLVVEVIEEIIKKEKPDALLPTLGGQTALNLAVKLYEEGVLEKYGVRLIGANYEAIKKGEDRELFKQAMRKIGLKVPESAVVSSLGEGLKAVKEIGFPVILRPAFTLGGTGGSIAFNVEEFKEKLEIALRTSPIHQVLLDKSLIGWKEYEFEVVRDKKDNVIIVCSIENFDPMGVHTGDSITVAPAQTLTDKEYQVLRDACIEIMREIGVDTGGSNIQFAVSPENGDFYVIEMNPRVSRSSALASKATGFPIAKVAAKLAVGYTLDELKNEITRHTPASFEPSIDYVVVKIPRFDFAKFPEADRTLTTMMKSVGEVMAIGRTFKEALMKAVRSLEMDRYGLYMPSIAKLPDEELRNAIRTPNPDRLWHIAEGFRRGFSVDEIYELSYIDRWFLYHIKQIVDFEKVLFERPLDEEVLRQAKEMGFSDREIARIKGMSEEEVRGLRSSYGLFPAFKGVDTCAGEFFAYTPYYYSSYERPYYHIDGTVLIDED; this is encoded by the coding sequence ATGCCCAAAGATACGTCCATAAGGAAAATTCTAATAATCGGTTCTGGTCCAATAGTAATAGGTCAGGCTGCTGAGTTTGATTACTCTGGCACTCAAGCCTGTAAGGCTCTAAAGCAAGAAGGATACGAGGTAGTGCTGATCAACTCTAACCCAGCTACTATCATGACAGATCCACACATAGCAGACAAGACTTACATAGAGCCTCTTGTTGTTGAGGTAATAGAAGAAATCATAAAGAAAGAAAAGCCCGATGCTCTTCTTCCTACCCTTGGGGGGCAGACTGCCCTTAACTTAGCGGTAAAGCTCTATGAAGAGGGGGTTTTGGAAAAGTATGGAGTTAGACTCATAGGTGCCAACTACGAAGCAATAAAAAAGGGAGAAGATAGGGAACTCTTCAAACAGGCTATGAGAAAGATAGGACTTAAAGTTCCAGAAAGTGCGGTAGTTTCTTCTTTGGGAGAGGGCTTAAAGGCTGTAAAGGAAATAGGCTTTCCGGTTATTCTAAGACCAGCATTTACTCTTGGGGGCACAGGTGGTTCCATAGCCTTCAACGTGGAAGAGTTCAAAGAAAAGCTGGAAATAGCCCTTAGGACTTCTCCCATACATCAGGTGCTTTTGGACAAATCCCTTATAGGTTGGAAAGAATATGAGTTTGAAGTGGTTAGAGACAAAAAGGACAACGTGATCATAGTGTGTTCCATAGAAAACTTTGATCCAATGGGTGTGCATACGGGCGATTCTATAACAGTAGCTCCAGCTCAAACGCTTACTGACAAGGAGTATCAAGTCCTAAGGGATGCATGCATAGAGATTATGAGAGAGATAGGAGTGGATACAGGAGGATCCAACATACAGTTTGCTGTAAGTCCAGAAAACGGAGACTTTTACGTTATTGAGATGAATCCGAGAGTTTCAAGGTCTTCAGCCCTTGCGTCAAAAGCAACAGGCTTTCCCATAGCAAAGGTGGCGGCAAAGTTGGCAGTGGGTTATACCCTGGACGAGCTAAAGAACGAAATAACAAGGCATACGCCCGCCAGCTTTGAGCCTTCCATAGATTACGTGGTTGTTAAAATCCCACGCTTTGATTTTGCCAAGTTTCCAGAGGCGGATAGAACCTTAACCACTATGATGAAGTCCGTGGGAGAAGTTATGGCTATTGGAAGGACTTTCAAAGAAGCTCTGATGAAAGCGGTCAGGAGCTTGGAAATGGACAGATACGGTTTATACATGCCTTCAATAGCCAAACTGCCGGACGAAGAGCTAAGAAATGCCATCAGAACACCAAACCCAGACAGGCTATGGCACATAGCGGAGGGCTTTAGAAGAGGTTTTAGCGTAGATGAAATCTACGAGCTTTCATACATAGACAGATGGTTTTTATACCACATAAAGCAGATAGTGGATTTTGAAAAGGTTCTTTTTGAAAGGCCTTTGGATGAAGAGGTGCTAAGGCAAGCAAAGGAAATGGGCTTTTCTGACAGAGAGATTGCAAGAATAAAGGGCATGTCCGAAGAAGAGGTGAGAGGTCTGAGAAGCTCTTACGGTCTTTTCCCTGCATTTAAAGGGGTAGATACCTGCGCTGGAGAGTTTTTTGCCTACACGCCCTACTATTACTCTTCCTACGAAAGACCATACTATCACATAGACGGCACAGTTCTGATTGACGAAGATTAA
- a CDS encoding site-2 protease family protein produces MNVQELVIAIPAIMVAVILHEYAHGWVAYKMGDPTAKEEGRLTINPIPHVDLLGTIVFPAILLLIGSNILFGWAKPVPVNPFRFRDLKKGTFFVSVAGVCMNLALASTFGLLYRIAEAGYLDFLTPAVVQPLVIFFVKSVMINTVLAVFNIIPIPPLDGSRAIMSFFSLKHWELFYRFEMYGFLIIMLLLFTGILQRIIAPIVIFLYGVFLGL; encoded by the coding sequence ATGAACGTTCAAGAGCTTGTAATAGCAATCCCAGCAATTATGGTGGCAGTTATACTCCATGAGTATGCCCACGGATGGGTTGCTTACAAAATGGGAGACCCAACCGCAAAGGAGGAAGGAAGACTTACCATAAATCCAATCCCGCATGTTGACCTTTTGGGAACCATAGTTTTTCCAGCTATACTTTTGCTAATTGGTTCAAATATACTCTTTGGTTGGGCAAAACCGGTTCCTGTAAATCCTTTTAGGTTCAGAGACCTAAAAAAGGGAACGTTTTTTGTATCTGTGGCTGGTGTGTGTATGAATTTAGCCTTAGCATCCACCTTTGGACTTTTGTATAGAATCGCAGAAGCAGGCTATTTGGACTTTCTAACTCCGGCGGTGGTCCAACCCCTTGTGATCTTCTTTGTTAAATCGGTGATGATAAACACCGTATTGGCAGTTTTTAACATAATACCAATTCCTCCATTGGATGGCAGTAGGGCGATCATGAGCTTTTTTTCCTTGAAACATTGGGAGCTTTTTTACAGGTTTGAAATGTATGGTTTTCTTATCATTATGCTCCTTCTCTTTACAGGCATTTTGCAAAGGATCATTGCTCCCATTGTGATATTCTTATATGGGGTATTCTTAGGATTATGA